One Panicum virgatum strain AP13 chromosome 9K, P.virgatum_v5, whole genome shotgun sequence genomic region harbors:
- the LOC120651401 gene encoding uncharacterized protein KIAA1522-like isoform X3: MPSLTWILTLALTEQGRRVGSSFAVGLEAGAAVAGSAARSEAVHGCRREGAARPVRRRPLTGRRGDLPGAAGVLRPPPSFLRPPCSRPRTGRQGGGARAAPAEVCAVAERAAVAGLLEIRPRRERARLTCSSSDVLLGEGAGPSLPIQRPPLAPVASGYLAVRVVAASLRLPPPPPPAPSWRAAGPRAAPAPFRHWICDIEGRSFLAPRAVETGSSTASHLLPPAASAPPPAYLQVLVEGPDAVSLAAVVEGHSHTLTDGPILSCAKGHGVAASGGHCIAGRMCRNYFFLIIKALKPVMTARRTNFVQI, translated from the exons ATGCCCTCGCTCACCTGGATTCTCACCTTGGCGCTGaccgagcaggggcggcgcgtggggagCTCGTTCGCGGTGGGGTTAGAGGCAGGGGCCGCAGTGGCAGGATCAGCGGCGCGCAGTGAGGCCGTTCACGGTTGCCGGCGAGAAGGCGCAGCACggcccgtgcggcggcggccgctgacAGGGCGGCGTGGCGACCTTCCAGGAGCTGCCGGAGTCCTCCGGCCCCCTCCCTCCTTTCTCCGCCCTCCTTGCTCCAGGCCGCGGACAGGGCGGCAGGGCGGGGGAGCTCGCGCGGCACCGGCGGAGGTCTGCGCAGtggcggagcgcgcggcggtggcgggcctCCTCGAGATCCGGCCACGCCGAGAGAGGGCGAGGCTCACCTGCTCGAGCTCCGACGTTCTCCTCGGTGAAGGCGCTGGCCCCTCTCTCCCCATCCAGCGGCCTCCCCTGGCACCGGTGGCCTCAGGCTACCTGGCCGTCCGCGTCGTCGCCGCGTCTCTGCGgttgccaccaccacctcctcctgctccctctTGGCGAGCTGCgggcccgcgcgccgcccctgctcccttTCGCCACTGGATTTGCGACATTGAAGGGAGGAGCTTCCTTGCTCCACGAGCAGTGGAGACCGGGAGCTCGACCGCCTCCCATTTGCTCCCACCCGCGGCCTCGGCCCCTCCGCCTGCTTATCTGCAGGTCCTGGTTGAAGGCCCTGATGCCGTCAGCCTCGCGGCCGTGGTTGAAG GCCACAGCCACACCCTTACGGATGGTCCCATCCTCTCTTGTGCCAAGGGCCATGGAGTCGCTGCCTCAGGAG GACATTGTATTGCAGGGAGGATGTGCAGGAATTATTTCTTTCTTATTATCAAG GCTCTAAAGCCGGTGATGACTGCCAGAAGAACTAATTTTGTACAAATCTGA
- the LOC120651401 gene encoding uncharacterized protein KIAA1522-like isoform X2 encodes MPSLTWILTLALTEQGRRVGSSFAVGLEAGAAVAGSAARSEAVHGCRREGAARPVRRRPLTGRRGDLPGAAGVLRPPPSFLRPPCSRPRTGRQGGGARAAPAEVCAVAERAAVAGLLEIRPRRERARLTCSSSDVLLGEGAGPSLPIQRPPLAPVASGYLAVRVVAASLRLPPPPPPAPSWRAAGPRAAPAPFRHWICDIEGRSFLAPRAVETGSSTASHLLPPAASAPPPAYLQVLVEGPDAVSLAAVVEGHSHTLTDGPILSCAKGHGVAASGGHCIAGRMCRNYFFLIIKRRRQVPSQVSCDRARL; translated from the exons ATGCCCTCGCTCACCTGGATTCTCACCTTGGCGCTGaccgagcaggggcggcgcgtggggagCTCGTTCGCGGTGGGGTTAGAGGCAGGGGCCGCAGTGGCAGGATCAGCGGCGCGCAGTGAGGCCGTTCACGGTTGCCGGCGAGAAGGCGCAGCACggcccgtgcggcggcggccgctgacAGGGCGGCGTGGCGACCTTCCAGGAGCTGCCGGAGTCCTCCGGCCCCCTCCCTCCTTTCTCCGCCCTCCTTGCTCCAGGCCGCGGACAGGGCGGCAGGGCGGGGGAGCTCGCGCGGCACCGGCGGAGGTCTGCGCAGtggcggagcgcgcggcggtggcgggcctCCTCGAGATCCGGCCACGCCGAGAGAGGGCGAGGCTCACCTGCTCGAGCTCCGACGTTCTCCTCGGTGAAGGCGCTGGCCCCTCTCTCCCCATCCAGCGGCCTCCCCTGGCACCGGTGGCCTCAGGCTACCTGGCCGTCCGCGTCGTCGCCGCGTCTCTGCGgttgccaccaccacctcctcctgctccctctTGGCGAGCTGCgggcccgcgcgccgcccctgctcccttTCGCCACTGGATTTGCGACATTGAAGGGAGGAGCTTCCTTGCTCCACGAGCAGTGGAGACCGGGAGCTCGACCGCCTCCCATTTGCTCCCACCCGCGGCCTCGGCCCCTCCGCCTGCTTATCTGCAGGTCCTGGTTGAAGGCCCTGATGCCGTCAGCCTCGCGGCCGTGGTTGAAG GCCACAGCCACACCCTTACGGATGGTCCCATCCTCTCTTGTGCCAAGGGCCATGGAGTCGCTGCCTCAGGAG GACATTGTATTGCAGGGAGGATGTGCAGGAATTATTTCTTTCTTATTATCAAG AGAAGAAGACAGGTGCCCAGCCAAGTGAGCTGCGACCGAGCAAG GCTCTAA
- the LOC120651401 gene encoding uncharacterized protein KIAA1522-like isoform X1, which translates to MPSLTWILTLALTEQGRRVGSSFAVGLEAGAAVAGSAARSEAVHGCRREGAARPVRRRPLTGRRGDLPGAAGVLRPPPSFLRPPCSRPRTGRQGGGARAAPAEVCAVAERAAVAGLLEIRPRRERARLTCSSSDVLLGEGAGPSLPIQRPPLAPVASGYLAVRVVAASLRLPPPPPPAPSWRAAGPRAAPAPFRHWICDIEGRSFLAPRAVETGSSTASHLLPPAASAPPPAYLQVLVEGPDAVSLAAVVEGHSHTLTDGPILSCAKGHGVAASGGHCIAGRMCRNYFFLIIKSFVPCCLGHREEDRCPAK; encoded by the exons ATGCCCTCGCTCACCTGGATTCTCACCTTGGCGCTGaccgagcaggggcggcgcgtggggagCTCGTTCGCGGTGGGGTTAGAGGCAGGGGCCGCAGTGGCAGGATCAGCGGCGCGCAGTGAGGCCGTTCACGGTTGCCGGCGAGAAGGCGCAGCACggcccgtgcggcggcggccgctgacAGGGCGGCGTGGCGACCTTCCAGGAGCTGCCGGAGTCCTCCGGCCCCCTCCCTCCTTTCTCCGCCCTCCTTGCTCCAGGCCGCGGACAGGGCGGCAGGGCGGGGGAGCTCGCGCGGCACCGGCGGAGGTCTGCGCAGtggcggagcgcgcggcggtggcgggcctCCTCGAGATCCGGCCACGCCGAGAGAGGGCGAGGCTCACCTGCTCGAGCTCCGACGTTCTCCTCGGTGAAGGCGCTGGCCCCTCTCTCCCCATCCAGCGGCCTCCCCTGGCACCGGTGGCCTCAGGCTACCTGGCCGTCCGCGTCGTCGCCGCGTCTCTGCGgttgccaccaccacctcctcctgctccctctTGGCGAGCTGCgggcccgcgcgccgcccctgctcccttTCGCCACTGGATTTGCGACATTGAAGGGAGGAGCTTCCTTGCTCCACGAGCAGTGGAGACCGGGAGCTCGACCGCCTCCCATTTGCTCCCACCCGCGGCCTCGGCCCCTCCGCCTGCTTATCTGCAGGTCCTGGTTGAAGGCCCTGATGCCGTCAGCCTCGCGGCCGTGGTTGAAG GCCACAGCCACACCCTTACGGATGGTCCCATCCTCTCTTGTGCCAAGGGCCATGGAGTCGCTGCCTCAGGAG GACATTGTATTGCAGGGAGGATGTGCAGGAATTATTTCTTTCTTATTATCAAG AGCTTTGTTCCTTGCTGTTTGGGTCACAGAGAAGAAGACAGGTGCCCAGCCAAGTGA
- the LOC120651400 gene encoding 8-amino-7-oxononanoate synthase-like, translating to MYVLALSSSWCQPQPATHHHRLHEGMAQWDALVGAALASLAARRLLFNTRLISLAPPPPPSETFAGPEPWDRDTVEVQIDRNSLQQWLAANGVVSSKEDEVNRKLVLFSGNDYMCLSSHPVVREAAVKAAQEYGMGPRGSSLICGYTTYHKLVEESLAKLQKKEDCLLCPTGFSANTAVMTALGSISSLLSAGRKPAEDERIAIFSDALNHASTIDGIRLVERQQEAVAFVYKHRDMSHLDSLLSSCSFERKVVVTDSIFSMDGDFALLPELVKLRRKYGFLLVVDDAHGTLVCGENGGGVPELFACQNDIDICLGSLSKGVGCQGGFIACSTPWKRLILSRGRSFIFSTSLPVSVVASVNAAIYVSKKEIWRRSIIWDHVRYFASLTKLEITSPIIVIVVGSEEAAVRAHRHLLRSGFLVQPI from the exons ATGTACGTACTTGCGCTTTCCTCCTCATGGTGTCAACCCCAACCGGCCACGCATCACCACCGTCTGCACGAAGGAATGGCACAGTGGGACGCTCTCGTCGGTGCCGCGCTAGCGAGTCTGGCCGCTAGGAGGCTCCTGTTCAACACGCGCCTCATCTCcctcgcgccaccgccgccgccctccgaaaCCTTCGCCGGCCCGGAGCCCTGGGACCGCGACACCGTCGAGGTCCAGATCGACCGCAACTCTCTCCAGCAATGGCTCGCCGCGA ATGGCGTGGTGAGCAGCAAAGAAGACGAGGTGAACCGTAAACTGGTCCTTTTCTCCGGGAACGACTACATGTGCCTCAGCTCGcatccggtagtccgtgaggCTGCAGTCAAG GCAGCTCAGGAGTACGGCATGGGGCCGAGAGGGTCTTCGTTGATCTGTGGCTACACAACTTACCACAAATTGGTGGAGGAATCACTAGCAAAACTGCAGAAAAAAGAG GATTGTCTCCTTTGTCCCACCGGATTTTCTGCAAACACGGCCGTGATGACTGCCTTGGGTAGTATCAGCTCTCTTTTATCTGCTGGGAGAAAACCTGCAGAGGATGAGAGGATAGCAATTTTCTCAGATGCGTTGAACCATGCATCAACTATTGATGGGATCCGCCTTGTGGAGAGACAGCAAGAAGCGGTAGCATTTGTCTACAAGCACCGTGACATGTCGCATCTTGATTCCCTGCT GTCCAGTTGCTCATTTGAAAGGAAAGTCGTCGTCACCGATAG TATCTTCAGCATGGATGGCGATTTCGCTCTTCTGCCTGAACTTGTCAAATTACGAAGAAAATATGGATTTTTGTTGGTCGTGGATGAT gcacatggAACGCTTGTTTGCGGTGAGAACGGTGGTGGTGTACCTGAGCTGTTTGCATGTCAAAATGACATTGATATTTGTCTGGGCTCCTTGAGCAAGGGAGTTGGTTGCCAGGGTGGTTTTATAGCATGCAG TACTCCATGGAAGAGGCTAATTTTATCACGAGGTCGCTCGTTCATATTTTCGACTTCCTTGCCGGTGTCTGTGGTTGCTTCTGTCAATG CGGCGATCTATGTCTCAAAGAAGGAGATATGGCGAAGATCAATTATTTGGGATCATGTGCggtattttgcttctttgaccAAACTTGAGATAACTAGTCCCATCATTGTCATTGTAGTTGGAAGTGAAGAAGCAGCTGTCAGAGCTCACAG GCATCTTCTAAGATCTGGATTTCTTGTCCAACCAATATGA
- the LOC120651402 gene encoding uncharacterized protein LOC120651402 isoform X2 produces MRDLPDPRLRLPCELWCCRVISMPQCIDLLILDQHQVKFRSFVCPNNSLVGVPWRKREAARLLTSICCMHLGCGSLGGNGAAEAMGQRPDSQGGRWLGVSSAAPHSVQMPWYSVRLARHQMIRGRGRKQPTRTNSPRGLRRAQHILFLSLALFSLIRLTCRMHRDIYKILYNTDLVELFNTY; encoded by the exons ATGCGGGACCTGCCAGACCCCAGACTGCGGCTGCCCTGCGAACTGTGGTGCTGCCGTGTAATCTCTATGCCGCAG tgcatagatctactcattcTCGACCAACATCAAGTGAAGTTCAGATCTTTTGTCTGCCCAAATAACTCCCTTGTTGGTGTCCCCTGGCGAAAGAGAGAGGCAGCTAGGCTGCTAACGTCAATCTGCTGCATGCATCTTGGATGCGGTTCTTTGGGTGGCAATGGAGCTGCAGAAGCAATGGGCCAGAGGCCTGACTCACAGGGAG GTAGGTGGTTGGGAGTATCTTCAGCTGCACCTCATTCTGTTCAGATGCCATGGTACTCAGTGAGATTGGCTAGGCATCAGATGATCAGAG GAAGAGGTCGCAAGCAACCTACAAGAACGAATTCACCGCGCGGACTGCGACGAGCTCAACACATTTTATTTTTGTCGTTAGCCTTATTCAGTCTGATAAGACTAACATGTCGCATGCACAGAGATATTTACAAAATATTGTACAATACCGATCTGGTTGAATTGTTTAACACTTACTAA
- the LOC120651402 gene encoding uncharacterized protein LOC120651402 isoform X1: MRDLPDPRLRLPCELWCCRVISMPQCIDLLILDQHQVKFRSFVCPNNSLVGVPWRKREAARLLTSICCMHLGCGSLGGNGAAEAMGQRPDSQGGRWLGVSSAAPHSVQMPWYSVRLARHQMIRVFAGRGRKQPTRTNSPRGLRRAQHILFLSLALFSLIRLTCRMHRDIYKILYNTDLVELFNTY, translated from the exons ATGCGGGACCTGCCAGACCCCAGACTGCGGCTGCCCTGCGAACTGTGGTGCTGCCGTGTAATCTCTATGCCGCAG tgcatagatctactcattcTCGACCAACATCAAGTGAAGTTCAGATCTTTTGTCTGCCCAAATAACTCCCTTGTTGGTGTCCCCTGGCGAAAGAGAGAGGCAGCTAGGCTGCTAACGTCAATCTGCTGCATGCATCTTGGATGCGGTTCTTTGGGTGGCAATGGAGCTGCAGAAGCAATGGGCCAGAGGCCTGACTCACAGGGAG GTAGGTGGTTGGGAGTATCTTCAGCTGCACCTCATTCTGTTCAGATGCCATGGTACTCAGTGAGATTGGCTAGGCATCAGATGATCAGAG TGTTTGCAGGAAGAGGTCGCAAGCAACCTACAAGAACGAATTCACCGCGCGGACTGCGACGAGCTCAACACATTTTATTTTTGTCGTTAGCCTTATTCAGTCTGATAAGACTAACATGTCGCATGCACAGAGATATTTACAAAATATTGTACAATACCGATCTGGTTGAATTGTTTAACACTTACTAA
- the LOC120651402 gene encoding uncharacterized protein LOC120651402 isoform X3: protein MRDLPDPRLRLPCELWCCRVISMPQCIDLLILDQHQVKFRSFVCPNNSLVGVPWRKREAARLLTSICCMHLGCGSLGGNGAAEAMGQRPDSQGGRWLGVSSAAPHSVQMPWYSVRLARHQMIRASGCEYCL from the exons ATGCGGGACCTGCCAGACCCCAGACTGCGGCTGCCCTGCGAACTGTGGTGCTGCCGTGTAATCTCTATGCCGCAG tgcatagatctactcattcTCGACCAACATCAAGTGAAGTTCAGATCTTTTGTCTGCCCAAATAACTCCCTTGTTGGTGTCCCCTGGCGAAAGAGAGAGGCAGCTAGGCTGCTAACGTCAATCTGCTGCATGCATCTTGGATGCGGTTCTTTGGGTGGCAATGGAGCTGCAGAAGCAATGGGCCAGAGGCCTGACTCACAGGGAG GTAGGTGGTTGGGAGTATCTTCAGCTGCACCTCATTCTGTTCAGATGCCATGGTACTCAGTGAGATTGGCTAGGCATCAGATGATCAGAG CTTCAGGTTGTGAGTACTGCCTCTAA